One genomic segment of Pseudomonas fortuita includes these proteins:
- a CDS encoding acyl-CoA synthetase — MRDYTEAARAFDHAQAASAALHGDLEALNACVECCDRHAGDGKLALIYEDRTGNTARYSFDQLKAQSARFANVLKTQGVGPGDRVAGLMPRTPELLVTILATWRLGAVYQPLFTAFGPKAIEHRLEQSHARVVVTDSLNRSKLDDVHACPTIITVNARVGELDFQQCLERAANDCDPVMRAGSDPFLLMFTSGTTGPAKPLEVPLRAIVAFKGYMRDAIGLRSEDNFWNLADPGWAYGLYYAVTGPLSLGHATTFYDGPFSVESCARVIDKLGITNLAGSPTAYRMLIAAGSAFSAPVKGRLRVVSSAGEPLNPEVIRWFANELGVTIHDHYGQTELGMVLCNHHGLSHPVHLGSAGFAIPGHRIVVLDEQANELPAGQPGILAVDREQSPLCWFGGYHGLPTKAFIGKYYLSGDTVELNADGSISFVGRSDDVITTSGYRVGPFDVESALIEHPAVVEAAVIGKPDPERTELIKAFVVLTEGVGGCAELEEALRQHVRQRLYAHAYPREIEFVSELPKTPSGKLQRFILRNQEVAKQQAQQATPASA; from the coding sequence GAGGCTGCTCGTGCGTTCGACCACGCTCAGGCTGCCAGTGCGGCGCTGCATGGCGACCTCGAAGCCCTCAATGCCTGTGTTGAATGCTGTGATCGCCATGCCGGTGACGGCAAGCTGGCGCTAATCTACGAAGACCGCACTGGCAACACAGCACGGTACAGTTTTGACCAGCTCAAGGCGCAGTCTGCCCGATTTGCCAATGTGCTCAAAACCCAAGGCGTGGGTCCAGGTGACCGGGTGGCTGGTTTGATGCCGCGCACTCCCGAGCTTCTTGTCACCATCCTCGCCACCTGGCGCCTGGGCGCGGTGTACCAGCCTTTGTTCACTGCCTTCGGCCCCAAGGCTATCGAGCACCGCCTTGAGCAGTCGCATGCCCGCGTAGTCGTTACCGACAGCCTCAACCGTAGCAAGCTGGACGATGTGCATGCCTGCCCGACCATCATCACAGTCAATGCCCGCGTCGGCGAGCTGGACTTCCAGCAGTGTCTGGAGCGTGCCGCGAACGACTGTGATCCGGTAATGCGCGCGGGTAGCGACCCGTTCTTGCTGATGTTCACGTCAGGCACCACCGGCCCGGCGAAACCGTTGGAGGTGCCGCTGCGGGCCATCGTAGCGTTTAAGGGTTACATGCGCGACGCCATCGGCCTGCGCAGCGAAGACAACTTCTGGAACCTGGCAGACCCGGGCTGGGCCTACGGCCTTTATTACGCGGTCACAGGCCCATTGTCGCTGGGCCATGCAACCACGTTCTACGATGGCCCGTTCAGCGTCGAAAGCTGCGCGCGGGTGATCGACAAGCTGGGTATCACCAACCTGGCAGGCTCGCCCACCGCCTACCGCATGTTGATTGCAGCCGGCAGTGCTTTCTCGGCGCCGGTCAAGGGCCGCCTGCGCGTGGTCAGCAGTGCAGGTGAGCCGCTCAATCCAGAGGTGATCCGCTGGTTCGCCAATGAGCTGGGCGTGACCATCCACGACCATTATGGCCAGACCGAACTGGGTATGGTGCTGTGCAACCATCACGGTCTGTCACACCCTGTGCACCTGGGGTCTGCAGGCTTCGCTATCCCCGGCCATCGCATTGTGGTGCTGGACGAGCAAGCTAACGAACTGCCGGCCGGTCAACCGGGCATCCTTGCCGTCGACCGCGAGCAATCGCCACTTTGCTGGTTCGGTGGCTACCACGGTTTGCCGACCAAGGCGTTCATCGGCAAGTACTACCTCAGTGGCGACACTGTAGAGCTCAACGCGGATGGCAGCATCAGTTTCGTTGGCCGCAGCGATGATGTGATTACCACTTCCGGTTACCGCGTCGGGCCGTTCGACGTCGAAAGCGCGTTGATCGAGCACCCCGCGGTGGTGGAGGCCGCCGTCATCGGCAAGCCGGACCCGGAACGTACCGAGCTGATCAAGGCTTTCGTGGTGCTGACTGAAGGCGTCGGCGGTTGTGCCGAGCTGGAAGAAGCGCTGCGTCAGCATGTACGCCAGCGCCTGTATGCCCATGCTTACCCCCGCGAAATCGAATTCGTCAGCGAGCTGCCCAAGACCCCGAGCGGCAAGCTGCAACGCTTCATCCTGCGCAACCAGGAAGTCGCCAAACAACAAGCGCAACAGGCCACCCCTGCCAGCGCCTGA
- a CDS encoding SDR family NAD(P)-dependent oxidoreductase, whose amino-acid sequence MQIANKHFIVSGAASGLGAATAQMLVEAGAKVMLVDLNAQAVEAKARELGDNARFAVADISDEQAAQAAVDAAVSAFGSLHGLVNCAGIVGAEKVLGKQGPHGLASFAKVINVNLIGSFNLLRLAAAAMAEGAADEAGERGVIINTASIAAYDGQIGQAAYAASKGAIASLTLPTARELARFGIRVMTIAPGIFETPMMAGMTEEVRASLAAGVPFPPRLGRPQEYAALARHIIENSMLNGEVIRLDGALRMAAK is encoded by the coding sequence ATGCAGATAGCCAATAAACACTTCATTGTCAGCGGCGCCGCCTCCGGGTTGGGTGCTGCCACTGCGCAGATGCTGGTCGAGGCCGGCGCCAAGGTCATGCTGGTCGACCTCAATGCCCAGGCCGTCGAGGCCAAGGCCCGTGAGCTGGGTGACAACGCCCGCTTCGCCGTGGCCGACATCAGCGACGAGCAGGCTGCGCAGGCGGCCGTCGACGCAGCCGTCAGTGCCTTCGGCAGCTTGCATGGCCTTGTCAATTGTGCCGGCATCGTCGGTGCCGAGAAGGTGCTGGGCAAACAGGGGCCACATGGCCTGGCCAGCTTCGCCAAGGTCATCAACGTCAACCTGATCGGCAGCTTCAATTTGCTGCGCCTGGCTGCTGCAGCCATGGCTGAAGGGGCTGCCGATGAGGCCGGCGAGCGTGGCGTGATCATCAATACCGCCTCCATCGCTGCCTATGACGGCCAGATCGGTCAGGCGGCCTACGCTGCCTCCAAGGGTGCCATTGCCAGCCTTACCTTGCCGACTGCGCGCGAACTGGCACGTTTCGGCATCCGCGTGATGACCATCGCTCCGGGCATCTTCGAAACGCCGATGATGGCTGGCATGACCGAGGAAGTGCGTGCTTCGCTGGCTGCCGGCGTGCCGTTCCCGCCACGCTTGGGGCGCCCTCAGGAATACGCTGCGCTGGCCCGTCACATCATCGAGAACAGCATGCTCAACGGCGAGGTGATCCGCCTCGACGGTGCACTGCGCATGGCTGCCAAGTAA
- a CDS encoding acetyl-CoA C-acyltransferase, translating to MTLANDPIVIVSAVRTPMGGLQGDLKSLTAPQLGSAAIRGAVERAGIDAASVEQVLFGCVLPAGLGQAPARQAALGAGLDKHTTCTTLNKMCGSGMQAAIMAHDLLLAGTADVVVAGGMESMTNAPYLLDKARGGYRMGHGRVIDHMFMDGLEDAYDKGRLMGTFAEDCAQANGFSREAQDQFAIASLTRAQDAISSGRFAAEIVPVEVTEGKEKRVIKDDEQPPKARLDKIPQLKPAFREGGTVTAANASSISDGAAALVLMRRSEADKRGLKPLAVIHGHAAFADTPALFPTAPIGAIDKLMKRTGWNLADVDLFEINEAFAVVTLAAMKHLDLPHDKVNIHGGACALGHPIGASGARILVTLLSALRQNNLRRGVAAICIGGGEATAMAVECLY from the coding sequence ATGACCCTCGCCAATGATCCGATTGTTATCGTCAGCGCCGTGCGCACGCCCATGGGCGGCCTGCAGGGCGACCTGAAAAGCCTGACTGCGCCACAACTGGGCAGTGCGGCCATTCGTGGTGCCGTGGAACGTGCCGGCATCGATGCTGCCAGTGTCGAGCAAGTGCTGTTCGGCTGCGTGCTGCCGGCTGGCCTTGGCCAGGCGCCGGCACGCCAGGCTGCACTGGGTGCCGGGCTGGACAAGCACACCACCTGTACCACCCTGAACAAGATGTGCGGTTCGGGCATGCAGGCCGCGATCATGGCCCATGACCTGCTGCTGGCCGGCACCGCAGACGTGGTGGTGGCAGGTGGCATGGAAAGCATGACCAACGCCCCGTACCTGCTGGACAAAGCCCGTGGCGGCTACCGCATGGGCCATGGCAGGGTCATCGACCACATGTTCATGGACGGCCTGGAAGACGCTTATGACAAAGGCCGCCTGATGGGCACCTTCGCCGAAGATTGCGCCCAGGCCAACGGCTTCAGCCGCGAAGCCCAGGACCAGTTCGCCATCGCCTCGCTTACCCGTGCCCAGGACGCGATCAGCAGTGGCCGCTTTGCCGCCGAAATCGTGCCGGTGGAAGTCACCGAGGGCAAGGAAAAGCGCGTCATCAAGGACGACGAGCAGCCGCCCAAGGCGCGCCTGGACAAGATCCCGCAGCTCAAGCCTGCCTTCCGTGAAGGGGGTACGGTGACCGCAGCCAACGCCAGTTCGATTTCCGACGGTGCCGCGGCGCTGGTGCTGATGCGGCGCTCCGAAGCTGACAAGCGCGGCCTCAAGCCATTGGCAGTGATCCATGGCCACGCGGCCTTCGCCGACACCCCGGCGCTGTTCCCGACCGCGCCGATCGGGGCTATCGACAAACTGATGAAACGCACCGGCTGGAACCTGGCCGACGTCGACCTGTTCGAGATTAACGAGGCCTTCGCCGTGGTCACCTTGGCGGCCATGAAACACCTTGACCTGCCCCATGACAAGGTCAACATCCATGGCGGCGCCTGCGCCCTTGGCCACCCCATCGGCGCCTCCGGCGCACGCATCCTGGTGACCTTGCTGTCGGCCCTTCGCCAGAACAACCTGCGCCGCGGCGTGGCGGCCATTTGCATTGGCGGCGGCGAGGCCACGGCCATGGCTGTCGAATGCCTGTACTGA
- a CDS encoding acyl-CoA dehydrogenase, translating into MLVTDEQQQIADAVRAFAQERLKPFAEQWDKEHRFPKEAIEEMAELGLFGMLVPEQWGGSDTGYVAYAMALEEIAAGDGACSTIMSVHNSVGCVPILRFGSEQQKAQFLTPLATGAMLGAFALTEPQAGSDASSLKARARLDGDHYVLNGSKQFITSGQNAGVVIVFAVTDPEAGKRGISAFIVPTDSPGYQVARVEDKLGQHASDTCQIVFDNVQVPVANRLGAEGEGYKIALANLEGGRIGIASQAVGMARAAFEVARDYAKERQSFGKALIEHQAVAFRLADMATKIAVARQMVLHAAALRDAGRPALVEASMAKLFASEMAEKVCSDALQTLGGYGYLSDFPLERIYRDVRVCQIYEGTSDIQRMVIARNL; encoded by the coding sequence ATGCTGGTAACTGACGAGCAACAACAGATCGCCGACGCGGTACGCGCCTTTGCCCAGGAACGGCTGAAACCTTTTGCCGAGCAGTGGGACAAGGAACACCGCTTCCCCAAGGAGGCCATCGAAGAGATGGCGGAGCTGGGCCTTTTCGGCATGCTGGTCCCGGAGCAGTGGGGCGGCAGTGACACCGGTTACGTGGCCTACGCCATGGCCCTGGAAGAAATCGCCGCTGGCGATGGTGCCTGCTCGACCATCATGAGCGTGCACAATTCGGTGGGCTGTGTACCCATCCTGCGGTTTGGCAGCGAGCAGCAGAAGGCGCAGTTCCTCACCCCCCTGGCAACTGGCGCGATGCTGGGTGCCTTTGCCCTCACCGAACCGCAGGCTGGCTCCGATGCCAGCAGCCTGAAGGCCCGTGCGCGTCTGGACGGTGACCACTATGTGCTCAATGGCAGCAAGCAGTTCATCACCTCCGGGCAGAACGCCGGGGTTGTGATCGTGTTTGCCGTGACGGATCCGGAGGCTGGCAAGCGTGGGATCAGCGCATTCATCGTGCCCACCGATTCACCGGGCTACCAGGTAGCACGGGTCGAGGACAAGCTCGGCCAGCACGCGTCCGACACCTGCCAGATTGTCTTCGACAACGTGCAGGTGCCGGTGGCCAACCGCCTGGGCGCAGAAGGCGAGGGCTACAAGATTGCCCTGGCCAACCTTGAAGGCGGGCGCATCGGTATTGCCTCGCAGGCCGTGGGCATGGCCCGTGCCGCGTTCGAAGTGGCGCGTGACTACGCCAAGGAGCGGCAAAGCTTTGGCAAGGCGCTGATCGAGCACCAGGCCGTGGCCTTCCGCCTGGCCGACATGGCGACGAAAATTGCCGTGGCCCGGCAGATGGTGCTGCACGCCGCCGCCCTGCGTGACGCCGGGCGCCCGGCGCTGGTGGAAGCGTCGATGGCCAAGCTGTTTGCCTCGGAAATGGCCGAAAAGGTCTGTTCGGATGCCTTGCAGACCCTGGGCGGTTATGGCTATCTGAGTGACTTCCCGCTGGAGCGGATCTACCGCGACGTTCGGGTTTGCCAGATCTACGAAGGCACCAGCGACATTCAGCGCATGGTCATTGCGCGCAATCTTTGA
- a CDS encoding enoyl-CoA hydratase — translation MAFETILLDIHGKVGLITLNRPQALNALNAQIVGEINQALDQLERDPNIGCVVLTGSAKAFAAGADIKEMAELQYPQIYVDDLFSDADRIANRRKPIIAAVSGFALGGGCELAMMCDFILAADNAKFGQPEINLGVLPGMGGTQRLTRAVGKAKAMELCLTGRLMGAEEAERAGLVARIVPQAELVEEALKVAATIASKSIPVSMMVKESVNRAFEVTLSEGVRFERRVFHAAFSTEDQKEGMAAFIAKREAQFKDR, via the coding sequence ATGGCATTCGAAACCATCCTGTTGGACATTCACGGCAAGGTCGGCCTGATTACCCTCAACCGCCCGCAGGCGCTGAACGCGCTGAACGCGCAGATTGTTGGTGAGATCAACCAGGCTCTGGACCAGCTTGAGCGTGACCCGAACATCGGTTGCGTGGTGCTGACAGGCTCGGCCAAGGCCTTTGCCGCTGGCGCCGACATCAAGGAAATGGCTGAACTGCAATACCCGCAGATCTACGTCGATGACCTATTCAGCGATGCCGACCGCATTGCCAACCGACGCAAGCCGATCATTGCAGCAGTGTCCGGCTTTGCCCTGGGCGGCGGCTGCGAGTTGGCCATGATGTGTGACTTTATCCTCGCGGCGGACAACGCCAAATTTGGTCAACCGGAAATCAACCTAGGGGTGCTGCCCGGCATGGGCGGGACCCAGCGGCTCACCCGTGCGGTGGGCAAGGCCAAGGCCATGGAACTGTGCCTGACCGGGCGCCTGATGGGGGCTGAGGAGGCCGAGCGTGCTGGCCTGGTGGCGCGCATTGTGCCGCAGGCGGAGTTGGTCGAAGAGGCGCTGAAAGTGGCGGCGACCATTGCCAGCAAGTCGATTCCGGTGAGCATGATGGTCAAGGAGAGCGTCAATCGCGCGTTCGAAGTTACCCTCAGCGAGGGTGTGCGCTTTGAGCGTCGGGTGTTCCATGCGGCCTTCTCTACCGAAGACCAGAAAGAAGGCATGGCCGCATTCATCGCCAAGCGCGAGGCGCAGTTCAAGGATCGTTGA
- a CDS encoding TraR/DksA family transcriptional regulator, with translation MTKEQLLAMSADDYMNADQLAFFTGLLQSMKVETHERIELSRATIEGLDTPSDPADVASVEEERSWLVNAIDRDQRLLPQLEMALDRISDESFGWCDDSGEPIGLKRLLISPTTKYCIEAQERHEQLDRHQRQV, from the coding sequence ATGACCAAGGAACAGTTGCTGGCCATGTCGGCCGATGACTACATGAACGCTGACCAGCTGGCTTTCTTCACTGGCCTGCTGCAGTCGATGAAAGTCGAAACCCATGAACGCATCGAGCTCAGCCGTGCCACCATCGAAGGCCTGGACACTCCTTCGGACCCCGCCGATGTGGCTTCGGTCGAAGAAGAGCGTAGCTGGCTGGTCAATGCCATCGACCGCGACCAGCGCTTGTTGCCCCAGCTGGAAATGGCCCTGGATCGTATCTCCGACGAGAGCTTCGGCTGGTGCGATGACAGCGGTGAGCCCATTGGCCTGAAGCGCCTGCTGATCAGCCCGACCACCAAGTACTGCATCGAAGCCCAGGAGCGCCACGAGCAGCTCGACCGTCACCAGCGCCAGGTATAA
- a CDS encoding Na+/H+ antiporter subunit G has translation MTETLVLPFWLEVVTAALLLAGSLFALVGAIGLVRLKDYFQRMHPPALASTIGAWCVALASIIYFSWLKEAPVLHAWLIPILLSITVPVTTLLLARAALFRKRMSKEPVPEEVSSGRDRGN, from the coding sequence ATGACCGAAACCCTGGTACTGCCCTTCTGGCTGGAAGTGGTCACCGCCGCGCTGCTGCTGGCCGGCAGCCTGTTCGCGCTAGTCGGAGCAATAGGCCTGGTGCGCCTGAAGGATTACTTCCAGCGCATGCACCCACCTGCGCTGGCGTCGACCATTGGCGCCTGGTGTGTAGCGCTGGCTTCGATCATCTACTTCTCGTGGCTCAAGGAAGCCCCGGTCCTGCACGCCTGGCTAATTCCCATTCTGCTGTCGATCACCGTGCCGGTCACCACGCTGCTGCTGGCCCGGGCGGCGTTGTTTCGCAAGCGCATGTCTAAAGAGCCAGTGCCTGAAGAAGTCAGCAGCGGCCGCGACCGGGGCAACTGA
- a CDS encoding K+/H+ antiporter subunit F — translation MTGLLANAVLASLFIFTLAMGLALVRLFRGPSAQDRVLALDYLYILAMLTMLVLGIRYASDTYFEGALLIALFGFVGSFALAKFLLRGEVIE, via the coding sequence ATGACAGGCCTGCTCGCCAACGCTGTCCTCGCCAGCCTGTTCATCTTCACCTTGGCCATGGGCCTGGCGCTGGTCCGGCTGTTCCGTGGCCCGTCCGCCCAGGACCGGGTGCTGGCGCTGGACTACCTTTACATCCTGGCCATGCTGACCATGCTGGTGCTGGGAATCCGTTATGCCAGTGACACCTACTTCGAAGGTGCCCTGCTGATTGCGCTGTTCGGCTTCGTCGGTTCGTTTGCCCTGGCGAAGTTTCTGCTGCGCGGTGAGGTAATCGAATGA